The Salminus brasiliensis chromosome 8, fSalBra1.hap2, whole genome shotgun sequence genome has a window encoding:
- the tbl1x gene encoding F-box-like/WD repeat-containing protein TBL1X, with translation MSITSDEVNFLVYRYLQESGFSHSAFTFGIESHISQSNINGTLVPPAALISILQKGLQYVEAEISINEDGTVFDGRPIESLSLIDAVMPDVVQSRQQAFREKLAQQQQQGGGSAAASAGGPASVVKNGETTVNGQENGTHDLNNHAMESMEVDDEVEIPASKATVLRGHESEVFICAWNPVSDLLASGSGDSTARIWNLSENSNSSSTQLVLRHCIREGGQDVPSNKDVTSLDWNSDGTLLATGSYDGFARIWTKDGNLASTLGQHKGPIFALKWNKKGNSILSAGVDKTTIIWDAHTGEAKQQFPFHSAPALDVDWQNNTTFASCSTDMCIHVCRLGSDRPLKTFQGHTNEVNAIKWDPSGTLLASCSDDMTLKIWSLKQDSCVHDLQAHSKEIYTIKWSPTGVGSNNPNANILLASASFDSTVRLWDVDRGVCVHTLTRHQEPVYSVAFSPDGKFLASGSFDKCVHIWSTASGALVNSYRGTGGIFEVCWNSTGDKVGASASDGSVCVLDLRK, from the exons ATGAGTATAACAAGCGATGAAGTCAACTTTTTGGTCTACCGATACCTTCAGGAGTCCG GATTCTCTCACTCTGCGTTCACCTTTGGTATTGAGAGCCACATCAGCCAGTCCAACATCAACGGCACACTAGTGCCCCCTGCTGCTCTCATCTCCATACTGCAGAAGGGCCTCCAATATGTGGAGGCTGAGATCAGCATCAATGAG GACGGTACAGTGTTTGACGGGCGGCCGATCGAGTCTCTGTCTCTGATAGACGCCGTGATGCCGGACGTGGTGCAGAGCCGACAGCAGGCGTTCAGAGAGAAGCtggcccagcagcagcagcagggaggCGGGTCTGCAGCAGCATCCGCAGGTGGGCCGGCCAGCGTGGTGAAGAACGGGGAGACCACCGTGAATGGCCAGGAGAACGGCACACATGACCTTA ATAACCACGCCATGGAGTCCATGGAGGTGGACGATGAGGTGGAGATTCCAGCCAGCAAGGCCACGGTTCTGCGGGGCCACGAGTCCGAAGTGTTCATCTGCGCCTGGAATCCTGTTAGCGACCTGCTGGCGTCTGG CTCGGGCGACTCAACGGCACGGATATGGAACCTGAGTgagaacagcaacagcagctccACGCAGCTCGTCCTACGCCACTGCATCCGCGAGGGGGGGCAGGACGTGCCCAGCAACAAGGACGTCACCTCGCTGGACTGGAAC AGTGATGGAACTCTCCTGGCTACTGGGTCCTACGATGGATTTGCAAGAATATGGACAAAAGACg GTAATCTGGCTAGCACTTTGGGTCAGCACAAAGGCCCTATATTTGCACTGAAGTGGAACAAGAAGGGGAACAGTATCCTGAGCGCCGGAGTGGATAAG ACGACAATCATCTGGGACGCGCACACCGGAGAGGCGAAGCAGCAGTTTCCCTTCCACTCAG CTCCGGCGCTGGACGTGGACTGGCAGAACAATACCACCTTCGCCTCGTGCAGCACAGACATGTGCATCCACGTCTGCCGGCTGGGCAGCGACAGACCGCTCAAGACCTTCCAGGGACATACG aatgaagTGAATGCCATCAAGTGGGACCCGAGTGGGACGCTGCTGGCTTCGTGCTCTGACGACATGACTCTGAAG ATCTGGAGTCTGAAGCAGGACTCGTGCGTTCATGACCTCCAGGCCCACAGCAAAGAGATCTACACCATCAAGTGGAGCCCCACCGGTGTCGGCTCCAACAACCCCAACGCCAACATCCTGCTGGCCAG TGCGTCGTTCGACTCCACGGTGCGGCTGTGGGACGTGGACCGAGGAGTTTGCGTCCACACGCTGACCAGACACCAGGAGCCGGTCTACAGCGTGGCCTTCAGTCCAGACGGGAAGTTCCTGGCCAGCGGCTCTTTCGACAAGTGTGTCCACATCTGGAGCACAGCG AGCGGAGCTTTAGTGAACAGCTACAGAGGAACCGGGGGAATATTCGAGGTCTGCTGGAACAGCACTGGAGACAAAGTCGGGGCCAGCGCGTCAGACGGCTCT GTGTGTGTTCTGGATCTGCGGAAATAG